The stretch of DNA GATACATGCATCACAGTTTACCAGGATTTATAACAGGCCTTTGAGAGGTATTCCCAATATTCTGTGAACATAAACAAGACAATAATTATATTGGACTCACCTTTCATACCAACCCTAACTTTTATTCCCGATGCTGATCCCACTATATCTGGTGGATTTTTCACATCACACTGGTATGTGCCATTGTCACTAAACTGCATCTGAGAAACTTGGATTGATGCATCGTTTCTGTTCAGGTCCCCTGCCCAAACTACTCGTTTTTGAAACTGAGCAAGAGATCCTGGGTATGAATTGCCGCCGCTATAATAGAAGAACTGCAAAGAGCAAAAAAATGGAACAGTTATAAGGCATTGTTGGAACCTCTACTTACTTAATATCACAACCCAACACACTGAGCAAAATTGCACTTTAGTTATCTAGTTGAATTGCATTCAAATTCGTGAGAAAGCATTGCAGTTCAGTAGCGAACTAATTCTTCAAATCTTTAGGTGCTACTTCAATAGGAGGAAGACGAACAAATGAGATGAACTGAAGTTCATTTAATCTTGCAGACTTCCATCCAATTTTAGCGgcggtccatggagcatctctgCCAAACATCAGTGCACTTACTTTTCACACTACAGTTCCTGTCGTATTAACAATATGCTTTTCCAATCGAAAGCTAAACACTTATCAGAGTTAAGCtaatcagaatattctgctcacttATTGCCGaaaaacatttcaagacaatGGTGACACtgtgagagcaggtgtgtgtccttgtctgttTCTAACTTTTTGGGAGGTTTCACCGTTCCTTGACTTGCATCTCTTATCCAGAGACCCCTCCATGAATGCTTGGCTGTCCCCAACAGCCTGCACCTGTGGGCCTGttttctgcttgaccttacaagacactcatctctgcacacaggcctttctgcCTGACCCTACGtgacactcatctctgcacacaggcctttctgcCTGACCCTACGTGACACTTGTCTCTGCCTGACCCTACGTGACACTTGTCTCTGCACACGGGCCTTTCTGCCTGACCCTACGTGACACTTGTCTCTGCACACGGGCCTTTCTGCCTGACCCTACATGACACTTGTCTCTGCACACGGGCCTTTCTGCCTGACCCTACATGACACTTGTCTCTGCACACGGGCCTTTCTGCCTGACCCTACATGACACTTGTCTCTGCACACGGGCCTTTCTGCCTGACCCTACATGACACTTGTCTCTGCACACGGGCCTTTCTGCCTGACCCTACATGACACTTGTCTCTGGCACACGGGCCTTTCTGCCTGACCCTACATGACACTTGGTCTCTGCACACGGGCCTTTCTGCCTGACATGTCACTACATGTCACTTGTTTTTTTGCAAACTGCTCCATGTtaaccacaccactgtattacaaccaGTGTACTTTTCTACATAAGCTGAAAAAACTGACTTCACGTATGTATCATTTGTTTCAAACAACGTGTCTCCGAGGGCGGTCCATCAACACATCGACTCGCTCGCTGGTGAATTCTCCTGGCATTctgctctcttcacacactggctCAATGGAACATTACACAGACTTTGTACTAGGGAGCTGGCAGGGGTAAACTCCATTTAATGCCTGGTCCAACTGATTTGGACATTTATGTTCTCATATACTGCCCCTCTGAGTAATGTCTAGATAATATCAGGTTTGCAGTGCATGTGCaagattataaaaatgattccCAATCTTACTGAAGTTGTTTTGTCTGAAGCTCCTTCCGGTGTGAACGACCAAGTAACCGAAGCTCCACTGCTGACAACTTCTTTTGATTTTGAAAGAACATTTAAGTATTCCTGTGGTCCCATTTTCAAAGAGCGCGTCCTCTGGTGCATACCCTCAATAGCAGTGACCAAAAGTGTACCTGAGGGATAACAGTTAGGCAATTCAAAAGTGTTAAACAATGCACAGTATTTCTtcgagacaaaacaaaaacaccaggaACATCTAAATTCAGTGCTGAAAGTTACTACCAATTAGAAACAGTAAGTCAGTGAATCAATAAATAAAGACGTATATGGGCTGTGTTTTGTGCATTCATTGTGGCTAAATCAACCCTTACATACGTCACTCCTGActgattatatatattttttattttacaccTAGAACAACCTTTTTAGCAACTCATAAACTTCTCTTTTAGAccataaacaaaaccaaaaaggCTGGTACTCTAGATCCTCAAGTTGCCAGTTTTATTTCTTACTTGAACAGCAAAAAGGTTCAGGATTCAGAAGCATAATCCTTTTAAGTCTCACTAGGATcttgcaaggttttttttttgtgatatttGCTGCCCAAAAAAGACTGCATTTGTAACAGGAGTTCTTTAAAATATTGGCAGTTACATTTGTAGTCATTCTGAAGTTTTATGTTTGTGATTTTCAGGAGGAAATCTCTATGATTAGACCTATAACAGGTTTTTGCATTATAATCATTCATCATTAGAGGGACCTGTAACATTACCTCCAGTCATGTAGGCCAATAGATAACTGTTACCCTCTGGTGAGCTCCATAGATATCACATTAGACATATACAATGTTACTTAGTTACTCCAAACTTATGGAAATAATCGATATCAAAGCGATAGAAGCGTTGGATGGAtttggcaatttttttttataggcGTACATGAAATTTCTAATTTTCTTAGAAAGCTTTATAAGTTGATTTGCATTGTTGTAATGTTTTAATAACAAAGTTAATTTAGAAAGTTCTTGCATTAAAGTCACTGGAGCAAActtttcaaatgaacacaatcaGTAAAACTATCATGAAGTTTCCACTGCCTAAACAAAATTACAGCAATCACTGAGGTCTTAAACCAGCACTGAAATAGCATATTTATTCCAAATATGTTCTTGCACAATTGATCAAGCATGTGATttctcttatatatatatagaatgcTTCCACAGACCTTTCATCTGTGACTCACAACATAGAATGTtgctgaagagaggagagagaaagggagagagagagagaaagagagagagagagagagagtcctcagCTGGCTTTGTCTACACACCTTCTCAGATGACACTATGCAGTGCGTGCTATAAAGCACTCTCCAGTCTGCAGTGCGTGTTATGAAGCACTCTCCAGTTTTTaattttggccctctgtgtatttcagtttgacacccctgttctagaccttagtgctgcttttgaCGCTATAGAGTTACAACCGGCCCTTTGAGGGCAACCATAATGCTGATGTGGCCAGTGTGGAAAATGAGTCTGACACCTCTGACCTAGACTAATCATTAAAAGCGCAGAAAGCCCGAAACGGCATTCATGGCAACGAAATCGAAGGTAAAATGAACTTGCTAATATTAGCAGGAACAGCGTTGTTTCTTAGGCTGCTAACGTTAGTTAAAAAAATATTGTGCTTACCGGAGAGTAAATATACTATGAACTCCGCATAGTAAAGAGATTCGAATGTCTTCTGATTATGACTTTAAGATCCATATTTGTGTTACTGTTGTGTCCAAAATGCCGTCCAGCAATGAAGGTGGTTCATGAAgcatctcggtgtgtgtgtgctgagcaagCTCTTTTAAAGCCCCCTACTCCTGCTAtcattttgggtgtgtgttgcagtggctGCCCTGGCCAATCAGAATTAGTTTTACTTTTTGGCTAAACATCAGTCAGTCTAGGTGTGACCGCTCCTgcctcacacactgaactgctCCATGTTTACAGATAGAAAACACAACACTGCCTATAGAGTATAGACTGCAATCAGATTTCGAGCTGTGACATTAATATCCTAACTGTCCGTTACCGTCACCGTCACCTGCTTCAATGTTTTCTACGTTTCTCGTATTTCGTCAGGCTAGGGCGCAGTAGTGATCAGTCACCTGAAATATCTATCATTTCTTGTATACTAGGGGCAATCCGcaaaaaagaaattaaaacatttgGTTTTGATATGCAAAAATATTCAGACCAAAATTGTCTATTATCAACAAAGGGGTAGATGATATGCCTCTTATTTTCCCTACTTTTCATGTGATTTGCAGATTAATTATGCGTGTCTGCTTTGCAAATATATTTGTAAAATCAGGATCCTCCACATTATCCACCTGCCATTTCATCTTTATCTATGTAAATATCTAAGGGATAATGGACAACATTGCATTCGGGCAAATTCATTTCTTCTACCCAAACACCATGGTTGCCACACTTGCCAGAGTGAATTCTGAAGATCGAGAGGGATAAAGTGAATTGGCTAAATTGAAACATGAAAAGACTGAGCTAGAAAGGCCGCCTGAATGTTGAGAACAACAAAGTTCAAGCTATTACAGATATGAAAACATTAAAAGCAGGACAAGCTAGGTACAAGGCAGAGATAGCCAGTCTGAAAAAGCAAAGTGAGCAGCCCCCTCACACGGAGAGTTAGAGGCCAGAGGCATTTGGAACAATGCAGATTGAGGCCGTTAACAGCTATGGTATGCAGGTGTAAATGTGGTGTATCTTCTGGATCCCAACGTCATAAATCAAGACCACCGGGTCCAGAAAGAATGACATGATTTATGCCATAGATGTGGGACATATGGTCATTGGCAAAGGATCGCAGGTCTCAGGGCCGAGGCAGACATGCTCCCTCATTCTAGGATAAAGGATAAAGAATGTGACTTTTGTAGAGTGTGTCTGAAAACATATCGACAAGTTGTTATTTTACAAACAGTTCTTATGGAATTAGGAAAAGTCAAATAGCATGAGGCCTACAAAACATCAATTAACCATATTTTTTAAACCTTTGAAATGTGGCCTGGGGCCCGTGAGACCCACAGATAACAGGAGGGTTAAGTGCAGGCTCGGACTGTCAATCTGGTGTCAATCCACTTAGTGGACCACAAGACCGGGCAGCAATGTGGAGAAAACCACTGAGGGAAAAAATATTCTACCAGCTGGTTAAGGCCTACTTGATTGTTGGAACAGACCCATCTGATGGGGAGTTACACGGTTCCCAAATAGGCTATCTATACTGGGAAGTCAGGTGCCGAAATGAAGTGCTACTGTCTTCACCTCCCCACACCCCTTTCAAGTGGATCCATCCCATCCATCCATGTAATattagaggtcagaggtcagggcaGGCCCAATCAAATCAAGACCGATAGAAGCCATTATGAAGAGGGGAATCCAAATACTCAAAAAGAGATCAGCTGATGCTGCAAAATGTATTTAACttaacaaatgtatttaataataaCATTACCGATGCCAGCAGCAGGCAAAACATAGACGCAAGCTATAGTGATAACATTACCAGTCCACTGGTGCtaaatgaagaggaggaggagagtctgGACATGGGCTGATCCCAGTGCAGGACAGGggcaagaagaggaggaggagagtctgGACATAGGCTGATCCCAGTGCAGGACAGGggcaagaagaggaggaggagagtctgGACATAGGCTGATCCCAGTGCAGGACAGGGGCAAGAAGTGGAGGGTGTTGCTGAGGACGAGCGACATGACAACCTCGCaggtgatactgcatgtagtGATAGTGTTAGCGGCCAGAGGGAATTCATCATACGTAGCCAGTCATGATGAATTATTTTGCAGGCCCAAAACCAAATGAGTTTGATTTGTTCTTTAAaataacattatgcaacaatttgaccttAAAATAAAGATTTTGATGGTACACTGACTTCtaatacggagaatggcgtctgtgccactgccatagcacgcctggtattgcactgtAATGTAACTTTGGAGTACAGGGCGCGAGACCAGTGGCAACAACTATGTATTGCTtcatggcaccacctcacgtAACAACCACTTGACTCATGTGCCAGCTGTAAGAGGAAGTGAGTGCAGTTgtcatggagacagagagagagggtcaccGAGCAAGAGACCGAACGAGTAACCaagcaagtcagatgccgagctggcccTCTTTCTGTTTGACTAGTCAGTGATAACTTGTTAGCTGTCTTATTATGTCTTGTGTTCcaaatcagtatttcaggtctttttttggAAAAAATGGACGCCGTGTGCTCcggaccaaagaagaaaaggaccatccagacCAGTTACAAACAGTCCAAAAGCCAGGGTTTGTCATGGTATGGTGTTGTGTCAGTGCCGttggcaaaggtaacttacgcttctgtgatggcaccattaatgccgaaaagtacatagagattttggagcaacatatgctgccttcaagacgacatcTTTCCCAGGGACGCCTTTGCATATTTCAACCAGCCAATGCAAAagcacattctgcacacattacaaaggcatggctgaggaaggagggggtgtgtgtgctggactggcctgcctgcagtcctgacttgtcccCCAATGGAGAATGTTTGGtgcattttgaaatgcaaaatGTGCCAACGAAGACACCGTACCCTTGCACACCttaagacttgtttgcaggaagaatgggacaaagttacacctgaaacgcTTCATCACTTGGTGTCTTGAGTCCCTATACATCTttagtgttgtgaaaaggaatggcaacattataaagtggtaaatgctttactgtcccaactttttttgaaATAATAAAACTTTTGCATGCATATCTCAGGGTCTGAAcgatgcactgcctaattatgTAAACATCAATCTCATTAAACGATagcatgccacaggctatccagggcACGGGGAAACAACATTGTTCTTAAaagatatacatttttattgGACTCCCATATATCACGAATAAGCAAATGATTACTCTAAAGCAGTGTCCAAAATGTCAGTGCTGGTGAATATCACATCAGTTTCCCGTAGACAAAATATAACACAAAAGAATGGATAGAGCACCACATGCAATTCAAAAGAGCCAAGAGTTTTTTATTGCTTTGAATCAAGGTAAAGGAAAAGCATTTCAAGTATGGCTATgttgaacaaaacaaaatacaaaggAACACATGTATTACACAataaaaataagatatattcCCAAAGTATTTGACTTCAAAGCTGCAATGTCTAAGACTGAAGTCTAAGAAAAACAAAGGGTAACAGTGTGAACTCAACTCTGTTGAAACCTGTGGGGAAATCAGTCATATTGCACTGAAGTCTGAACAGCAAGGAAACATCCGGAAATATCATTATTACAAAGTAACATTTCTGAAAGAAAACTTAATTGGGTGAAGCAGTTGTACAGGTTCAGTCCCTGATTAAAATAGATCAAATCATCACATTCAGTAAAATATTTCCTCACATTGCTCTAACTATCCGCCCAGtgtacttaaaaaaagaaaaaactggtATTCATGCACAATAAATTTACTGTAAAGGACTGTACAAATCATTTTGCACTTCTGTAACCAAAATAT from Clupea harengus chromosome 8, Ch_v2.0.2, whole genome shotgun sequence encodes:
- the LOC116221580 gene encoding myelin protein zero-like protein 1, which produces MTGGTLLVTAIEGMHQRTRSLKMGPQEYLNVLSKSKEVVSSGASVTWSFTPEGASDKTTSFFYYSGGNSYPGSLAQFQKRVVWAGDLNRNDASIQVSQMQFSDNGTYQCDVKNPPDIVGSASGIKVRVGMKELDSCSESLLEKFKEVSRPVMHQ